The Gemmatimonas sp. UBA7669 genome includes a window with the following:
- a CDS encoding formate dehydrogenase accessory sulfurtransferase FdhD, with the protein MVHESVHIGRGVAERTVSWGIVDEAAVQIMLNGQPLVVLMATPADLADLARGVLRTEFGVIEPASIASVQEHHLLGEYRVEVQLNANLASVQHSPNQTGMPNSSCGLCGMESLAQLATRTQALPRVHPPAIPDGIVLSAFAQMHQRQPLNALTHSAHAAAWCLPSGEVVLVREDVGRHNALDKLVGALYGPNADPELARDGFVVMSSRGSYELVHKTAHTAARLLATWSAPTSMALQWSRHLGLPLCSVARDGRTEPQVAHFEHAPASISAPAPESYHAHR; encoded by the coding sequence GTGGTCCACGAATCCGTTCACATCGGCCGTGGTGTCGCCGAGCGGACGGTCTCGTGGGGTATTGTGGACGAAGCCGCGGTGCAGATCATGCTGAACGGTCAGCCGCTGGTGGTGCTCATGGCGACGCCTGCCGACCTGGCCGATCTCGCGCGCGGTGTGCTGCGCACCGAGTTTGGTGTGATCGAACCCGCATCCATCGCGTCGGTGCAGGAGCATCACCTGTTGGGTGAGTATCGGGTGGAGGTGCAGCTGAACGCCAACCTGGCCAGTGTACAGCATTCACCAAACCAAACGGGCATGCCCAACAGCAGTTGCGGCCTCTGTGGCATGGAGAGCCTCGCGCAGCTGGCCACCCGCACGCAGGCCCTGCCCCGCGTCCATCCCCCGGCGATACCTGACGGCATCGTGCTTTCCGCCTTCGCCCAGATGCATCAGCGCCAGCCGCTCAACGCCCTCACGCACTCCGCACACGCCGCCGCCTGGTGCCTGCCGTCCGGCGAGGTCGTGCTCGTCCGCGAGGACGTGGGACGTCACAATGCGCTCGACAAGCTCGTTGGCGCACTCTACGGGCCCAATGCAGACCCGGAGCTGGCGCGCGATGGGTTTGTCGTGATGTCCAGCCGCGGCAGCTATGAACTGGTGCACAAGACGGCGCATACCGCAGCGCGGCTTCTTGCCACCTGGTCGGCCCCAACCAGCATGGCGCTGCAGTGGTCGAGACATCTGGGCCTGCCCCTCTGCAGCGTGGCCCGTGACGGGCGTACTGAGCCGCAGGTGGCCCACTTTGAGCACGCGCCAGCCTCGATCTCAGCACCAGCACCGGAGTCTTACCATGCCCACCGGTGA
- a CDS encoding formate dehydrogenase subunit delta, which translates to MPTGDHHVNDGPPDVLRMANQIAAFFAPYPETDAVAGVLDHIEKFWAPSQRKELLALVTGLAPASESWHPLARRAAEQLLRRIDE; encoded by the coding sequence ATGCCCACCGGTGATCACCACGTGAATGACGGCCCACCCGATGTGCTGCGCATGGCCAACCAGATCGCAGCCTTCTTTGCGCCTTATCCGGAAACCGATGCCGTGGCCGGCGTACTCGATCACATCGAAAAGTTCTGGGCCCCATCCCAGCGCAAGGAACTGCTGGCGCTGGTGACGGGGCTCGCCCCCGCGTCGGAGTCATGGCATCCGCTGGCACGCCGCGCGGCGGAGCAGCTGCTGCGTCGCATCGATGAGTAG
- the mobA gene encoding molybdenum cofactor guanylyltransferase, protein MIAADITAADITAVVLCGGEGQRMGGADKPLLPFGGRPLVQHVLDGLDGSVSQVLLVANRSLDAYRQLAHDRLPFGPCEVICDAEPGLGPLAGIAAAAHHLPTPWAFVCAGDVPFVSAALVQRLVGHRTGYTDAARVAHDGERRQPLFALIPRAVMLTAADALKHSESRSVAGWLAAHGAECVPAADLANQMISIDEPSQLRQLG, encoded by the coding sequence GTGATCGCGGCCGACATTACGGCCGCGGACATCACGGCGGTAGTGCTCTGTGGAGGCGAGGGTCAACGCATGGGCGGCGCAGACAAGCCCTTGCTGCCTTTTGGCGGTCGTCCGTTGGTCCAGCACGTTCTGGACGGTCTTGACGGCTCCGTCTCGCAGGTGCTGCTGGTGGCCAATCGATCACTCGATGCGTATCGCCAGCTCGCACACGACCGGCTGCCCTTCGGGCCATGTGAGGTTATCTGCGATGCGGAACCGGGACTCGGCCCGCTGGCCGGCATTGCCGCCGCCGCGCATCACCTGCCAACGCCCTGGGCGTTTGTGTGCGCGGGCGATGTCCCGTTCGTCTCCGCCGCACTGGTGCAGCGTCTCGTGGGACACCGCACCGGGTACACGGACGCAGCACGCGTGGCGCACGATGGCGAACGGCGACAACCACTGTTTGCGCTCATTCCGCGTGCGGTCATGCTCACGGCGGCGGACGCCCTCAAGCACTCGGAGTCTCGCTCAGTGGCCGGCTGGCTCGCGGCGCACGGTGCGGAATGTGTTCCGGCTGCGGATCTCGCCAACCAAATGATCAGCATTGACGAGCCGTCGCAGCTCCGTCAATTGGGCTGA
- a CDS encoding NAD-dependent malic enzyme, whose amino-acid sequence MTTTELPVAKRGSALLNDAELNKGTAFTQAERDALGLRGLLPPRVMTQDEQLARILPGVRSRPTPLDQYSYLVSLNDRNVTLFYRLVMDHLEELMPVLYTPTVGQACEEFGRIFRRSRGLFISAEDRGRVREVLAHWPSDDVRMIVVTDGERILGLGDLGANGMGIPIGKLTLYTACAGVPPHQCLPIAIDVGTDNAELRESDAYMGLRQPRLRGAEYDALLTEFVEAVQERFPLACIQFEDFGNHNAFALLETWRDKVCTFNDDIQGTASVTLAGLLSASRLVGVPLRDMRLLFLGAGEAGIGIGDLVVEALVEDGMSVDEARRHCWFVDSKGLVESSRTDLASHKRRFAHDHAPTRSLLEAVETLKPHALIGVSGTPGTFTTAVLEAMARHHPRPVVMALSNPTSKAECTAREAYTATDGHAVFASGSPFAPVTHKRRTHVPGQGNNAYIFPGVGLGVLVAQSTRVTEEMFAAAARILADMVTADDLAMGRIYPALSRIREVSRAIAVEVARIAFDRGLARAPRPVDIAVAVSDTMYEPVYRPYVGA is encoded by the coding sequence ATGACCACCACAGAACTGCCGGTCGCCAAGCGCGGCTCGGCACTGCTCAACGACGCCGAACTCAACAAGGGTACGGCCTTTACCCAGGCCGAGCGCGACGCGCTTGGCCTTCGCGGCCTGCTGCCGCCGCGAGTGATGACGCAGGACGAGCAGTTGGCGCGCATCCTGCCAGGCGTGCGTTCGCGTCCCACGCCGCTCGACCAGTATTCGTATCTCGTTTCGCTGAACGATCGCAACGTGACGTTGTTCTATCGCCTCGTGATGGATCATCTCGAGGAGCTGATGCCGGTGTTGTACACGCCCACGGTGGGCCAGGCCTGCGAGGAGTTCGGACGCATCTTCCGGCGCAGCCGCGGGCTCTTCATCAGCGCCGAAGATCGTGGGCGGGTGCGCGAAGTGCTGGCGCACTGGCCCAGCGACGATGTGCGCATGATCGTGGTGACCGATGGCGAGCGCATTCTTGGTCTTGGCGATCTCGGGGCCAACGGCATGGGCATTCCCATCGGCAAGCTCACGCTGTACACGGCCTGCGCCGGCGTGCCGCCGCATCAGTGTCTGCCCATCGCCATTGACGTGGGAACGGACAACGCCGAGCTGCGCGAAAGTGACGCATACATGGGCCTGCGACAGCCTCGGCTTCGGGGAGCGGAGTACGATGCGCTGCTCACGGAGTTCGTGGAGGCCGTGCAGGAACGCTTCCCGCTCGCGTGCATCCAGTTCGAGGACTTCGGCAACCACAATGCGTTTGCCCTGCTCGAGACCTGGCGCGACAAGGTCTGCACCTTCAACGATGACATCCAGGGCACCGCGTCGGTGACGCTGGCGGGTCTGTTGTCGGCGTCGCGCCTTGTTGGTGTACCGCTGCGCGACATGCGCCTGCTGTTCCTTGGCGCAGGCGAAGCGGGCATCGGCATCGGCGATCTGGTGGTGGAAGCGCTGGTAGAGGACGGCATGTCGGTGGATGAAGCGCGCCGCCACTGCTGGTTCGTGGACAGCAAGGGCCTCGTGGAGTCTTCACGCACGGATCTCGCCTCGCACAAGCGTCGTTTCGCGCACGACCATGCGCCAACACGCAGCCTGCTCGAAGCGGTGGAGACGCTCAAGCCGCACGCGCTCATTGGTGTGTCCGGCACACCCGGGACCTTCACCACGGCGGTGCTCGAGGCCATGGCCCGACATCATCCGCGTCCGGTGGTGATGGCGTTGTCCAACCCGACGTCCAAGGCTGAATGCACGGCGCGCGAGGCCTATACGGCCACCGATGGTCACGCCGTGTTCGCGAGCGGTAGCCCCTTTGCGCCGGTGACCCACAAGCGGCGCACCCATGTGCCGGGGCAGGGCAACAACGCGTACATCTTCCCAGGTGTCGGGTTGGGTGTGCTGGTGGCCCAGTCCACGCGCGTGACCGAGGAAATGTTTGCGGCTGCGGCGAGGATCCTGGCGGACATGGTCACGGCCGATGACCTGGCCATGGGGCGCATCTATCCGGCGCTGTCCCGCATTCGTGAGGTGTCGCGCGCGATCGCGGTGGAGGTGGCCCGCATTGCGTTCGATCGTGGGCTCGCACGCGCGCCGCGTCCCGTGGACATTGCCGTGGCGGTCAGTGACACCATGTACGAACCGGTGTATCGGCCCTACGTCGGCGCCTGA
- a CDS encoding NADH-quinone oxidoreductase subunit N, which translates to MPDNQVLLALLPEHLLLLGMLTLIVLSLGRRGVVTAVALGVGVVAVLGAVVASFVLAAQGLNANLFDGQLLVTPGVYVTKALLLALSIPVLLMSRTDFEGAEFPLLLLASLYGLSLLPSAQSALVLFLGLEMLSVPVYALIVLAMRRAESAEAALKYLVLSGTASAVLLMGIALLYGTTGSMQVSAVAEAMTMADPVATTALVLVVAALFLKGAVVPFHGWAPDTYEGASVPVTAYMATLSKAAVLVVGLQLFQGVTVQGPLVQLLAVLPLASIVWGNVAAMRQNSLRRMIAYSSIAHAGYLFYAFLGDPATRGDAVVFYLVTYAAGNLLAFAVLPPHGNDVTRDTLGSLDGLFRHRPMAAALMAVAMFSLAGLPPFPGFTAKFLIFRTVVTAGYPVYAVLGLVGSFLGLFFYLRVVQRVFMRPVAEGSLPAAGQPLLPGDGLSRAAGVLCGVATLLLTLVPGWILSRV; encoded by the coding sequence ATGCCCGATAATCAGGTTCTTCTCGCACTGCTGCCCGAGCATCTGTTGCTGCTCGGGATGCTGACGCTGATCGTGCTGTCTCTCGGGCGTCGCGGTGTGGTGACCGCCGTGGCCCTAGGGGTGGGCGTCGTGGCCGTGCTGGGTGCCGTGGTGGCGTCGTTTGTGCTGGCCGCACAGGGCCTGAACGCCAACTTGTTCGACGGGCAGTTGCTGGTCACGCCTGGTGTGTATGTCACCAAGGCGTTGCTGCTGGCGCTCAGCATTCCGGTGCTGCTCATGTCGCGCACCGACTTCGAGGGGGCGGAGTTTCCGCTGCTGTTGCTGGCCTCGTTGTATGGGCTCAGTCTGTTGCCCAGTGCGCAGAGTGCGCTGGTGCTCTTTCTCGGGCTCGAGATGCTCTCGGTGCCCGTCTACGCGCTCATTGTGCTGGCCATGCGCCGGGCAGAAAGTGCGGAAGCGGCGCTCAAGTATCTCGTGCTGAGTGGCACCGCCTCCGCGGTGTTGCTCATGGGCATCGCCCTGCTGTACGGGACCACCGGCAGCATGCAGGTCTCGGCCGTGGCAGAGGCCATGACCATGGCGGACCCGGTGGCCACGACGGCGTTGGTGCTCGTGGTAGCGGCGCTGTTCCTCAAGGGGGCGGTCGTGCCGTTTCATGGGTGGGCACCCGATACCTACGAGGGCGCCAGTGTACCGGTGACGGCGTACATGGCCACGTTGTCCAAGGCCGCCGTACTCGTGGTGGGTCTGCAGCTCTTCCAGGGCGTGACGGTGCAGGGGCCCCTCGTGCAGCTGCTGGCCGTGCTGCCGCTGGCGAGCATCGTGTGGGGCAACGTGGCCGCCATGCGCCAGAATTCCCTGCGCCGCATGATCGCGTACTCCTCCATCGCGCACGCGGGCTATCTGTTCTACGCCTTTCTGGGTGATCCGGCCACGCGCGGCGACGCCGTGGTGTTCTATCTCGTCACCTACGCTGCCGGCAATCTGCTGGCTTTCGCCGTGTTGCCGCCGCACGGCAACGACGTGACCCGTGATACATTGGGCTCACTCGACGGATTGTTCAGACACCGGCCCATGGCCGCGGCGCTGATGGCGGTGGCCATGTTTTCACTGGCGGGCCTGCCGCCCTTCCCGGGCTTCACGGCCAAGTTCCTCATCTTCCGCACCGTGGTGACGGCCGGCTATCCGGTGTACGCCGTGCTGGGCCTCGTGGGAAGCTTCCTCGGACTGTTCTTCTATCTGCGCGTGGTGCAGCGCGTGTTCATGCGCCCCGTGGCCGAGGGCTCGCTGCCGGCGGCTGGACAGCCCCTGCTCCCCGGTGACGGCCTCTCCCGTGCGGCCGGCGTGTTGTGCGGCGTAGCGACGCTGCTGCTGACGCTCGTTCCCGGCTGGATTCTTTCGCGCGTCTGA
- a CDS encoding complex I subunit 4 family protein — MSDALLLNLVLWLPVAGLLPLALVRGNATTSRLVTTGVMLLQFVMALWLYRQFDGSDLALQAATNIPWIADWGVAYHVGLDGLNILLVLLTAFLGPLVVVGAWRSIEKDVALFHAMLLLLQFAMMGALVAQDLFLFYVFWEAMLIPMFFMIGIWGGARRSYATMKFVLYTAFGSILMLGAIIYLVWALQQQGGVASFAFADLLRVALPVEVQVWLLAAFVLSFAIKVPMVPLHTWLPDAHVEAPTPGSVILAGVLLKMGTYGFIKLGFPLFPDATRLFTPWLMTLSVVSIVYGACLALVQQDIKKIIAYSSISHLGYVMLGLLSLDLAGIQGAIVQMVSHGIVAAGLFLLVGVVYERCHTRELSAYGGLARQMPMYALFFVLFMLASVGLPTTSGFTGEFLVLLGAFNAAWPQHLDGNNLPLWLAMAAVSGVVLGALYMLRFALTFLFGAPKAPHQPLADVTPREMSVLGVLVVAVFLLGLFPDGALRKTELAARRYQEQVMTSRVPADAR; from the coding sequence GTGTCTGATGCGCTGCTGCTCAATCTCGTGCTGTGGTTGCCGGTGGCCGGGCTGTTGCCGCTGGCGCTGGTGCGCGGGAACGCCACGACTTCACGTCTGGTCACGACCGGCGTGATGCTGCTGCAGTTTGTGATGGCGCTCTGGTTGTATCGCCAGTTCGATGGCAGTGATCTCGCTTTGCAGGCGGCGACCAACATCCCGTGGATTGCCGACTGGGGCGTGGCCTACCACGTCGGTCTCGACGGGCTCAACATCCTGCTGGTGCTGCTCACCGCCTTCCTCGGGCCACTGGTGGTCGTTGGGGCGTGGCGCAGCATCGAAAAGGATGTGGCGCTGTTTCACGCCATGCTGCTGCTGCTACAGTTTGCCATGATGGGAGCACTCGTGGCCCAGGATCTCTTCCTGTTCTACGTGTTCTGGGAAGCCATGCTCATTCCGATGTTCTTCATGATCGGAATCTGGGGTGGGGCGCGGCGTTCCTACGCGACCATGAAGTTCGTGCTGTACACCGCGTTCGGCAGCATTCTCATGCTTGGCGCCATCATCTACCTGGTGTGGGCGCTGCAGCAGCAGGGCGGGGTGGCGTCATTCGCCTTCGCCGATCTGTTGCGTGTGGCACTTCCCGTCGAGGTGCAGGTGTGGCTGCTGGCGGCCTTCGTGCTGTCGTTTGCCATCAAGGTGCCCATGGTGCCGCTGCACACCTGGCTGCCTGATGCGCACGTTGAGGCGCCCACGCCGGGCTCGGTGATTCTGGCCGGTGTGCTGCTCAAGATGGGCACCTACGGTTTCATCAAACTGGGTTTCCCGCTGTTCCCCGACGCCACGCGCCTGTTCACGCCATGGCTCATGACGCTGTCGGTGGTGAGCATCGTGTACGGTGCCTGTCTGGCTCTGGTGCAGCAGGATATCAAGAAGATCATCGCCTACTCGTCCATCAGCCATCTGGGCTATGTCATGCTGGGCCTGCTCAGTCTCGACCTCGCAGGCATTCAGGGCGCGATCGTGCAGATGGTGAGTCATGGCATCGTGGCGGCCGGTCTCTTCCTCCTGGTCGGCGTCGTCTATGAACGCTGCCATACGCGTGAGCTGAGCGCATACGGCGGCTTGGCGCGGCAGATGCCGATGTACGCGTTGTTCTTCGTGTTGTTCATGCTGGCCTCGGTGGGCCTGCCCACCACCAGCGGGTTCACGGGTGAGTTCCTTGTGCTGTTGGGTGCCTTCAACGCCGCCTGGCCACAGCACCTCGATGGCAACAACCTCCCGCTCTGGCTCGCCATGGCGGCCGTGTCGGGCGTGGTGCTTGGTGCGCTCTATATGCTGCGCTTTGCGCTCACCTTCCTCTTTGGTGCACCCAAGGCGCCGCATCAGCCGTTGGCCGACGTCACGCCCCGTGAGATGAGTGTGCTCGGAGTCCTGGTGGTCGCCGTCTTCCTGTTGGGACTGTTCCCCGACGGAGCGCTGCGAAAAACGGAGTTGGCGGCGCGCCGCTATCAGGAGCAGGTCATGACTTCCCGGGTGCCCGCCGATGCCCGATAA
- the nuoL gene encoding NADH-quinone oxidoreductase subunit L, protein MTHPLALIALLPLLGFLVNGVFATAIGGQRFSNRTAALVGCAGPMIAFGLTIAMFLQLRAVDYVPIVAPLYRWAGVGAQSFDVAFLFDRLSAVMTLVVTGVGSVIHVYSAGYMHDDKSFGRFFAYLNLFLFFMLLLVLGRSMLVLFVGWEGVGLASYLLIGFWFDEPANAVAGRKAFITNRIGDAGFLLGMFLLYRTFGTLDMDYINQAILAGQGAILPAALVGLFLFIGATGKSAQIPLYVWLPDAMAGPTPVSALIHAATMVTAGVYLVARMSGVYIMAPETSQLIAVVGVLTAFMAATIALVQTDIKKVLAYSTVSQLGFMFLALGVGAYGVAIFHVVTHAFFKACLFLGAGSVIHALGGEQDIRRMGGLRRHIPVTFWTFLVATAAIAGLPGLAGFFSKDEILWFAYASQSGGAAWLWALAALTAFLTAFYMFRLLWLVFFGASRMAPEVEHHVHESPLSMTGVLGVLALLSAVGGYIHIPEFLSPMLPLPAIVPALEHHEHTLLYVSIGIAVSGVALAVWLYSGPSERVNAIARAMAPVGALLRGKYFVDELYDRLLVRPLVWISEHVLLRGSDRMLLDGSLHGLAGLTQRLAGGLSRLQTGQLQWYALLVMVGLVAVVLWGWRGV, encoded by the coding sequence ATGACGCATCCACTCGCGCTCATCGCGCTTCTCCCCCTTCTCGGATTTCTCGTCAACGGCGTCTTTGCGACGGCCATTGGCGGTCAACGCTTCTCCAACCGGACGGCCGCTCTCGTGGGTTGCGCGGGGCCGATGATCGCCTTCGGGCTCACCATCGCCATGTTCCTGCAACTGCGCGCTGTCGACTACGTGCCCATTGTCGCGCCGCTGTATCGCTGGGCAGGCGTTGGCGCGCAGAGTTTTGACGTGGCCTTTCTGTTCGATCGGCTGTCGGCGGTCATGACCCTGGTGGTCACTGGTGTCGGGTCGGTCATCCATGTGTACTCGGCCGGCTACATGCACGACGACAAGAGCTTCGGGCGCTTCTTTGCCTACCTGAATCTCTTCCTGTTCTTCATGCTGCTGCTGGTGCTGGGCCGTTCCATGCTGGTGCTCTTTGTCGGCTGGGAGGGCGTCGGGCTCGCATCGTACCTGCTCATCGGCTTCTGGTTCGATGAGCCGGCCAATGCGGTGGCCGGTCGCAAGGCCTTCATCACCAATCGCATTGGTGATGCCGGATTTCTGCTGGGCATGTTCCTGCTGTATCGCACGTTTGGTACGCTGGACATGGACTACATCAACCAGGCCATCCTCGCGGGGCAGGGCGCCATTCTGCCGGCGGCTTTGGTCGGGCTGTTCCTGTTCATCGGCGCGACCGGCAAGTCGGCGCAGATTCCGCTTTACGTCTGGCTGCCCGATGCCATGGCTGGCCCGACACCCGTGTCCGCGCTCATTCATGCCGCGACCATGGTGACGGCGGGTGTGTATCTGGTGGCGCGCATGTCGGGGGTGTACATCATGGCGCCCGAGACCTCGCAACTCATTGCCGTGGTGGGTGTGCTCACGGCGTTCATGGCGGCCACGATCGCGCTGGTGCAAACCGACATCAAGAAGGTGTTGGCGTACAGCACCGTGTCGCAGCTGGGCTTCATGTTCCTGGCGCTCGGCGTGGGCGCCTATGGCGTGGCCATCTTTCATGTGGTCACGCACGCGTTCTTCAAGGCTTGCCTCTTCCTTGGCGCCGGTAGTGTGATTCATGCGCTTGGCGGTGAGCAGGATATTCGCCGCATGGGTGGCCTGCGGCGCCACATTCCCGTGACCTTCTGGACTTTCCTGGTGGCCACGGCCGCCATTGCCGGATTGCCGGGACTGGCGGGCTTCTTCTCCAAGGACGAGATCCTCTGGTTCGCGTATGCCAGTCAGTCGGGTGGGGCTGCGTGGCTGTGGGCGCTCGCCGCGCTCACGGCGTTCCTGACGGCGTTCTACATGTTCCGTCTGCTGTGGCTGGTATTCTTCGGCGCCTCGCGCATGGCGCCCGAGGTGGAACACCATGTGCACGAGTCGCCGCTCAGCATGACCGGTGTGCTTGGCGTGCTGGCGCTGCTCTCGGCGGTTGGTGGCTATATCCATATCCCCGAGTTCCTCTCGCCCATGCTGCCGCTGCCGGCCATCGTGCCGGCGCTCGAGCATCACGAGCACACGTTGCTGTATGTGTCGATCGGCATTGCGGTTTCCGGTGTGGCGCTGGCCGTGTGGTTGTACAGCGGGCCGTCCGAACGGGTGAACGCGATTGCGCGCGCCATGGCGCCGGTCGGTGCCCTGCTGCGAGGCAAGTACTTCGTGGATGAGTTGTACGACCGCCTGCTGGTGCGACCGCTGGTATGGATTTCCGAGCATGTGCTGCTGCGCGGCAGTGACCGCATGCTGCTGGACGGCAGCCTGCACGGGCTGGCCGGTCTGACGCAGCGTCTCGCAGGCGGTCTGTCCCGTTTGCAGACGGGTCAACTGCAATGGTATGCGTTGCTGGTGATGGTTGGGTTGGTGGCCGTGGTGCTGTGGGGGTGGCGCGGTGTCTGA
- the nuoK gene encoding NADH-quinone oxidoreductase subunit NuoK, with product MDKVSFLLFVSGGLFTIGLLGVIIRRNALVMLMCMELMLNGVNLSLVTFSQQRGDAAGAVMVFLTFVVATAEIALAIPIVLLLVRQWRSLDVDRYSTLRG from the coding sequence ATGGATAAGGTGAGCTTCCTGTTGTTCGTATCCGGCGGGCTGTTCACCATCGGCTTGCTTGGCGTCATCATCCGCCGCAATGCGCTCGTCATGCTGATGTGCATGGAGCTCATGCTCAACGGCGTGAACCTGAGTCTCGTGACCTTTTCGCAGCAGCGCGGCGATGCCGCCGGTGCGGTGATGGTGTTTCTCACCTTTGTCGTGGCCACTGCGGAGATTGCGCTGGCCATCCCCATCGTGCTCCTGCTAGTGCGCCAGTGGCGCTCGCTCGATGTGGATCGCTATTCCACGCTTCGGGGCTAG
- a CDS encoding NADH-quinone oxidoreductase subunit J: protein MLALASAASMLILREPMRVALALITSMTSLAAVYGLMGVHFIAAFQVLIYVGAVMVFMVYVIMLLQLRESPTADRWSSLRWPGVLVAGLLLAVLAVVARGVNADRVPRAPLGQSFTLVEFSTDFLSRYWLEFELTTVFLVGAVVAALAVIGVSRRQGAASGPSVAAESERHHG from the coding sequence GTGCTGGCGCTGGCAAGCGCGGCGTCGATGCTGATCCTGCGGGAGCCCATGCGCGTGGCGCTGGCGCTCATCACGTCCATGACGTCACTGGCTGCGGTGTACGGTCTCATGGGTGTGCATTTCATCGCGGCCTTCCAGGTGCTCATCTACGTTGGCGCGGTGATGGTGTTCATGGTGTACGTCATCATGCTGCTGCAGCTGCGCGAGTCGCCCACCGCTGATCGGTGGTCGTCACTGCGCTGGCCAGGTGTGCTGGTGGCCGGACTGCTGCTGGCCGTGCTGGCGGTGGTGGCCCGCGGTGTCAATGCGGACCGCGTGCCGCGCGCGCCGCTCGGACAGTCGTTCACGCTGGTGGAGTTCTCTACCGACTTCCTCAGCCGCTACTGGCTGGAGTTCGAGCTCACCACGGTGTTTCTGGTGGGGGCAGTCGTTGCAGCGCTGGCGGTTATCGGTGTGAGCCGGCGGCAGGGCGCGGCTTCCGGTCCGTCCGTTGCTGCCGAGTCGGAGCGTCACCATGGATAA
- a CDS encoding NuoI/complex I 23 kDa subunit family protein has translation MDNEQPTSTPSAPRRSAVRYARKQYWNEPEMTWYERAYLPEVLKGLAITTGVFLRNMGKWLTGRRGAVTTYYPEERRADFAPRNRGKHILTQRPDGSPQCIACNMCATVCPAKVIEIESGFDPNDPAHPKYPVRFEIDYSRCVFCGLCVEACPEDAIRMQADVPGLVSDDRYNMWLTMDEMLTWKPQQDVAKPYPPKPVPLTRGESARRGRDQ, from the coding sequence ATGGACAACGAACAGCCAACGTCAACGCCTTCGGCACCGCGCCGCAGTGCGGTACGCTACGCCCGCAAGCAGTACTGGAACGAGCCGGAGATGACCTGGTACGAGCGGGCCTATCTGCCGGAAGTGCTCAAGGGGCTGGCCATCACGACGGGCGTGTTCCTGCGCAACATGGGCAAGTGGCTCACCGGGCGTCGCGGCGCCGTGACCACCTACTATCCGGAAGAACGGCGCGCGGACTTTGCGCCGCGCAATCGGGGCAAGCACATCCTCACGCAGCGTCCCGATGGATCGCCGCAGTGCATTGCGTGCAACATGTGCGCGACCGTGTGCCCGGCCAAGGTCATCGAAATCGAGTCGGGCTTTGATCCCAACGATCCGGCGCACCCCAAGTATCCCGTGCGCTTCGAGATCGACTACTCGCGCTGCGTCTTCTGCGGTCTCTGTGTGGAGGCCTGCCCCGAGGACGCCATTCGCATGCAGGCCGATGTGCCGGGACTGGTGAGTGACGACCGCTACAACATGTGGCTGACGATGGACGAGATGCTCACCTGGAAGCCGCAGCAGGACGTGGCCAAGCCGTATCCCCCCAAACCGGTACCGCTGACGCGTGGTGAGTCGGCGCGGCGAGGACGCGACCAATAA